The sequence below is a genomic window from Deltaproteobacteria bacterium.
GGAAAGTAGAAGATACTTTCCGCGAAAGGGCACTCCCTCTCGGCGGTTTCCTGCCCTGTTACAGTGACCGTGGAGAGGATCAGCGGCCTCATTTTTTCCACCCTTTTCGCGAGCCCTTCCATGACCGGGATCACCGCCCTGACCTCACCGACGGATACGGCGTGAAACCAGATGGGTGACCCGGAGTTTCCGGGGGAACCTCCGAGCCTCTGAAGGAGTCCTTCCTTTCGGCGGGAAACGCCCAGCAGCTGATAGATGACCCACGGGGAGGCGATCACAACGGCGATGGCCAGGAGAACGTTGTAAAGGGCGATCCTCCACCACATGTCCCTCACCTGGTGACCTCGTTCTTCGGGGAATCATCGGCTTCATCACCGTAGGTATATCCGGCCAGTTCAGCGGAAATGCTGCCGACCGCGATCTTGCTCTTCATCAGGACCGGGATGTGGCGGCTGTCGTCAGTGATCCAGATGAAAAGATCTCCCTTGCGGCGAAAGATCCCCTCATATTTCAGGATGGGATGGATTTTGAGCGTTTGGAAACGACCAGCCGCCACCTTGATCTCCTCTTTGCCCAGCACCTCTACGATAAGTTCATAGTTCTTTCGGCTCTCGAATACACGAAACCCCACTCTGTCGCCCACCCTGAGGGTTTCGTTCCTCATTACGTAAAGAGAGGAGAGGGTATCCTGCGTGCTCGGGAGGATCTTGTAAATCCGGCTCTTTGTCCTGCCATCCTTTTTTTCAATGCGGGTCACAATGTGTCTTTTCTGGTCGAATATCAGGACCCGGTCCGACCTTTTTCCACCCTCGCGCATGCGGGCAATGTACTTTTGGGGAAGACCGGAGACAGGATCGAAGTGGCTCTCGTAGCGATTGCGGACAGGGTAGATTATGTCGATGAGGGACCTTGACTTAGCCGTGGAAACAATCCTGAAAAGGGATTTTCCTCCGGAAGGCGGCATCTTTTCCACCGACATGGTTGAATCTCCCGCGGCTATGCCGTTCCACTTGAGGACAAAATCAAGTTTCTCCCCAGGAGCAAAGGCGCTCTGCGAATGAGCGTAAGGGACCGGAGAGGTCAGGGCCAGAACAGCGGCTAGAAGCCAGAAGGGACGGGGTGGAAAAGGCATCAGGATCGTGCCTCGAGGATAAACCGGGCTGCTTCCAGCAGATCGGCCGTTTTGGGCACCGATGCTGATATCACCCCTTTGTCCTCCTTTCCCGTAAGGACCATGACGGTGCGAAGACCGCCGTTCCTGCCCATTTGAACGTCCCCTTCCGCATCACCCACGATCCAGCATTTTCCCGGGTCCAGGTCAAAATCATCTACGGCCCTATCCAGCATCCCGGTTGCAGGTTTTCTGCAGGAACAACGGTCGTCGGGGAGATGCGGACAGTGATAAATTCCGTCCAGTTTCACCCCTGCCGCCCTGAGTTCCAGGACCATGCGAAGGTTGACGGCCAGTGCATCCTCCTCCTGGAAGTAGCCCCTGGCGATCCCCGACTGATTGGTTACAACAAGGAGAATATAGTCCGCTCTTTGAAGCAGGCGCATCCCTTCCACCGCACCGTCGAGAAACCTGATACTCCCCGGGTCGCGGAGGTAGCCCATTTCGTCCAGAATGGTCCCATCCCTGTCCAGAAGAACGGCCGGCCGGCCGGAGGAGTTCTCGGCGCTTCGATGCCGCTTCACCTTGATACCTCCTGAGGGGGTCTGGTCCTCCACCTGTTGTGGAGCCAGGTCCACTGTTCCGGATGCTGCTTGATCACACCCTCTGTCCATTGGGAATAACGGAGGGTCCTTTGAAACACATCCTCTTTCATGTCCTCGATCTCGGCCGATTCGAGGGGCGCTTCAATGACAATTCTGAGTTTCGAACCGTCCCGGAAGGAATAGATCGGTACGACCGGGGCACCCGTTCGCCTTGCGAGGACCGCGGGAATGGTTAGGGTGCAGGCTTCTCTCCCGAAGAAAGGCACAAATATTCCATCCTTTCTCAAGGCATTCTGGTCCACCACCAGCCCCACGATTCCGCCTCCCTTCAACTGCCTAAGGATATCCTTCATCACCCCGTCCCCGGAAAAGATCCTGACGCCCACAGCCTCCCGGTAATCCATCCACACCCGGTTGACGGCTCTGCTCCTGGAGATCTTGCTCACCAGGGAAACCGGGTACCCCCTGAAGGCCAGGGCCGATCCAAGCAGATCCCAGTTGCCCATGTGGCCCGTGATGCAAAGCACGCCTTTTCCCATCCCGAGGGCGGACACGAGGTGTTCCTCACCGGAAATTCGGGTCAGACCCTCGACCTTTCTCTGGTTCAGGTAAGGGAATGTAAAGTACTCCATGAGGTTCATCCCCAGGTGGGCGAAGGACCTTACGGCAACGCGCCTCTGCTCCTCCGGGGAGATCTCCTGTCCCAGGGCCAGCCGGATATTTTCAAGGGCCAGATACCTCCTTCTGAAAGCAAGAAGGTAGGCAAACTCTCCGATCCCTCTGCCCACAAACAGAAGGACCGGGCGGGGCAGCAGAAGCCCGATTACGCCGAACATCCTGATGAACAGGGCGGCAAACATCTCCGGAAGCTTCGCCCACACGATCAGGTGTCTACCAGGGAGATGACTTTCTCCATGAGAATTTTTTCCCCATGGAGAAACACCGGTTCCATGACGAGGGCGTAACAGGGAAGGCCGGAAAGGCGGCCCGGCCATCGAACAGCGTCTTTCTCGGTGGTCAGGAAGGCATCTGCTCCTACCTTCCCGGCCATGTCCATGAGCGCACGCACATCGCCCTCCCCGTAAGGATGATGATCCTTGAAACGGGCGTTCCCCCGGATGGCGCAGGAAATCTTACCGGCCGTAGCCTCAAAGGATTTTGCGTCGGCTATACCCGAAAAGGTCAGAAATTTCGTCCCCTCAAACTCCACCGGATCCAGGATTTCGTCTCCATTGAAGGCCCTTATTCCCAAAGGCCTGAAATCGGCCCAGCAGAGGTCCGCGTCGGTGTGCCGGCGGATCTCTTCCTCAAAACCCGCGTCAACAGCCTGGGCTTTAGTGACGACGATGATGTCGGCCTCTGCCAGCCTCGAGGCCGGTTCCCTCAGCACACCGGCCGGCAGAAGACGGCCGGTGCCGAACCTGCGGCGATCGTCCACGGCAACGATCTCAAGATCCCTGGCAAGCGGAAAGTGCTGAAAACCATCGTCAAGGATGAAAAGATCCACATTTCCATTCTTCAGGGCAACCTCACCGGCCCTGTACCGTTGAGACGAGATGAAAATGGGAACATCCCCCAGACGTCCGGCCATAAGAAGCGGTTCGTCCCCAACCACTAAGGGGTCAATATTGGCACCCTCATTTCCGTGAAGCATCACTACCTCTCCGGGGGACGATCTCTTTCCGCCGTATCCCCGGGTGAGGATCGCGACTTTAATTCCCCTTTCCTGAAGCCTGGATGCCAGCCACATTACCAGGGGTGTCTTCCCTGCGCCCCCGATGGAGATATTCCCTACACTTACCACCGGACGGGGCAAAACCCGCGATCCCCTTATCCCCCAACGGAACAGCCGCCTGTTCAGACCTACCGCCGTCCCGTAAAAGATAGAAAAGGGAACCAGAAGCGTGGAAATCCACGGGTGGTCCTCTGCAAATTTTTCGCCGCCTCTCCTGTCCACGCGGCTTCAGATCTTTTCCGCCTCGTCGATGAGCATAATGGGTATGTCGTCCTCGATGCGGTACCTCAGGCTACAGGCACGGCATAGCAGGCCTCCTCCACCCTCCTCCAGTTCCAGGTCCCCTTTGCATTTCGGACACGCCAGAATGTCCAGCAGTTCCTTGTCCACAGCCATCTTAAACCTCCAAGTAATTAAAGATAGTCCAGAGTCCAAAGTCCAGAATCCGCGAGTCCAGAGTCCAAAGTCCGCGAGTTCAGAGTCCGGACTATGTTTCCTCCCCTAAACCCTCCCCACCGCACAATCCGCCTCCACCTGGAGGTCCTCAAGCACACTCTGCAGGGCCTTGCAGTCCCTGTCAACCGCCTCCTCTCCCAGGTCCCCGTCCAGCCGCATGGGCTCCCCGTAGATGACAACGCCCTTACTGAACGGCATGGGGAGAAGATACCTGTCCCACGCTTTTTGGAAAGCAAACGCGGGATTGGCTGAAGCGGCCAGCGGCAGCACCGGGGCACCGGTCTTCTTGGCCAGGTACACTGCGCCCGGTTTGACCTGGTGTATCGGTCCCTTCGGCCCGTCCACCGCGAAGGAGCCGTGGTAACCCTGCTCCATGAGCCTCTTCATGGCGATGAGTCCTCTGGCCCCGCCTCTGGAGGCTGACCCCCTGACAATACGGTATCCCAGGCCGGAAAGGGCCCGCGCCTGCAGCTCACCGTCCCTGCTGAGGCTGCTCATGATGGAAACACGCCGTCCCAGAAAGGTCGAGACAAGGAGGAATTGCCTGCCGTGAAAAAAGGCCAGGACAGCAACGCCGTCCCGGTCCTCCAGGTCATCCAGCCTTTCCTTACCCAGTTCTCTCACACGGACAGTGCCACCCAGAACACGGATCAACGCCCTTCCGAACGCCGGTATGACCCAGCCGGAGAATCCCAGCCTGCCTGGTTTCCTGTTTCGCCTCAAGGTCATCTTTGACAACCTACCGGGGGTGATCGTCGACCAGGAGAGAGTAGAGTCTGGAGTATTCGCCGCCCAGTTTTATCAGGTCGTGGTGCCTGCCGGATTCAACAATCCGCCCCTGGGAGATAACAACGATCATGTCCGCGTTCTTTACCGTTGAGATCCTGTGGGCGATGATCAGGGTTGTCCTGCCGACGACGAGGTTCTCAATGGCCTTCTGGACGAGGTACTCGGACTCGGTATCCAGGGATGAGGTTGCCTCGTCCAGGATGAGGATGGGTGAATCCTTGACGATCGCCCTCGCCATGGAAAGACGCTGCCGCTCTCCTCCCGACAGCCGGGTGCCCCTCTCCCCGATGACGGTCTCGTATCCGTCGGGAAGGGACGCGACAAAATCGTGAGCGTAGGCGGTCTCCATGGCCCGCGTCAGTGTCGCGTCACTGACGTCCTCCACCCCGTAACAGACATTGTTGCGGATTGTGTCGTTGAAGAGCACCACATCCTGGGACACCACGCTGATCTGGCGTCTCAGGCTTTTCTGGGTAACGCTGCGCACGTCGTATCCGTCTATGGTCAGGAAACCCTCGGTGACATCATAAAATCTCGGGATAAGGCTCGCCAGAGTAGTTTTACCGCCGCCGCTCGTTCCCACGATGGCCAGTTTCATCCCGGGTTCGATATCAAGGTTGATGTTTCTGAGAACCCATTCGGTCTCGTAACGAAATGAGACGTTGTCAAAACGGATTCTCCCAAGGCTTCTGGGCAAATCCACAGCGTCATCAGCATCTTTCACTTCCGGGTTCATATCCATGACCTCGAAAACCCTCTCGGCGGCGGCCAGGCCCTGCTGGATTATGTTGTTTACGGAACTGATGTGTTTGACCGGCTCGTAGAGCATCATGAGCGCTGTGAGGAAGGAGAAGAACTCGCCCACGGTCATCTGGTCCCTCATCACCATCAATCCACCGACCCAAACTATGACAGCGATGGACAGGGCGCCGATAAACTCCATGACCGGACTCGACATGGCCCTTATGCGCTGGATCTTGATAAAGGTCCTGACGAGGCGTTCGTTGTCATCCTTGAAGCGCAGCAGTTCTTCATCCTCGGTACCGGATGCCTTTACAAGCCCGACCCCGGATATCTTCTCCTGCATGAGCTTGCTCAACTCTCCCATCTCTTCCTGGCTTGTCCGACTGCTCTTTTTCATCTTCCGGCCGAAGTGGATAAGGGGATAGAAGGCGAGAGGCGTTCCAAGCAAAGCCACGATCCCCAGCATGGAATTCCGGTACATTACGACACCGGCAAGCGCGGCGATGGTGAAAATATCGCGAACAACTCCGGTCAGCGCATCCGTCACCGCTCCCTGGATCATGGACACGTCGTAGGTCACCCGTGCCATGAGCACGCCGGTTGGAGTCCTCGTGAAGTAGGACATGGACATATTGTGAAGGTGTGCGTAGAGGTCGTTCCGTATATCCCGTATCATCTGAATACCGGCCGAGCTCATCAGAAATGTCCTGAAATATCGGCATATCCCTTTAAACAGGTACAGGAGGATTATCGCCACCGGTATCAGGACCAGCATCTGCTTATCCTTGCGAATAAAAACGTCGTCAAGGATGTTCTTGATAAGCAGGGCGGACGCTGCGGTTGTCGCTGCAACCCCCAACATGGCGATGGACGCGATGACGAGTTTCCCGGTGTAGGGCTTTACATAACGCAGGATGCGCATGTAGATCCGGAACGATTTTGAAAGGCGTTGTTTCACTTCAGTATCCATAAGGTTGATAGGGTCGTAAAAAGCCCATCAGTGGGCGCTTTGATGACTTTTTGCGAAGTCATCAAAGGCTTCCAGGGCGGCTCTGGCCGCCATGCGGGAGGTTCCCTCCCCTTTCAGCTCACCCATCACCTTTCTGGAAGCGGTTCGATACGCGTCGATTCGGGGGGTATCATCAAGGAGGTTGATGATCTCCCCGGCAAGCGCCTCGGGCGATGCCTGATCCTGAAGAAGCTCCCGCACGACTTCCCTACCCGCAAGGATGTTGGGAAGGCTGATCATGGGTATCTTTATCACCCGCTTTCCGATCAGGTGACTCATAGGGGACATCCTGTAAGCGACGACCTGGGGGGTTCCCAGCAGGAACGCCTCGAGGGTGGCCGTTCCCGACGCCACTATCGCGGCATCCGAAACGGCCAAAACTTCCCGGGACCGGTCGTCGAGGATTTCAACGTCCACCGGAGCGCTCTCGGCCATCCCTTCCACCATGGAACGGGAAACGGTATGGGCGAGTGGAAGCAGAAACCTGACAGGTCCACCGATGCGCCGAGAGATCAGCCCGGCACTTTCCAGAAAGAGGGGAAGAAGACGCCGGACCTCCCCCGTCCGGCTCCCGGGCAACAGAGCGATCACCTTCGTACCACGGTCGATATTGTGACGGGAACGGAACTCTTTGGAATCATAGTTCCCGAGAAGCTCGACGAGGGGATTACCCACGAAGGTCACCGGCACACTCCCGGCCCTGTAAAATTCCTCTTCAAAGGGGAAGATGGCAAGAACCATATCAACACTTCGTCTCAGGGCAGCCATTCTCCACTTTCCCCAGACCCACAGCTTGGGGGGGACGTAGTAAACCACAGGAATCCCGCGTTTCCTGGCATACCCGGCGAGCCGGAGGTTGAAGCCGGGGAAATCGATGACGATCAGACCCGAAGGCCGGTCGCTGTTCAACTTCTCCTTGAGTTTATTGAGAATCCTCCTGATCTCCCCCAGTTTTTTCAGAACATCCCACGTCCCCATGACGGACAGCTCGCTGATATGGGACAGGAGGGTGACGCCGGACTGTGCCATGGCATCACCGCCGACCCCAAAAAGCTCAAGACCAGGTACAATCTCCTTAAGCGAGGTGCAGAGGCGACCCCCGTACATATCGCCTGAAGCCTCCCCGGCGACCACCATTATGCCCCTTCTCACTGGTCCCTTTCCGAAAATTCATCCCCAATTCCCACGAGGGAAATTCCATGCTTATTACAGAGGTCCGCAACCTCATCCTTCCTGATGAGGAAACATTTCCCCGCCTCGATTGCCATGGCTCCACCGCCCGCCTGTACAAGAGACCGGATCGTGCGGGGTCCCACCGTCGGCACATCAAAGCGGAAATCGTGCCGCGAACCGGCGACCTTTACAACCACAAGCTGACCCCCGGCCAGCTCACCCGCGCGGATAATGGCCTTATCGGTCCCCTCCATTCCTTCCACGGCAACCACCGACCGTCCCCTGACAATGATGGTCTGGCCAATGTCCAGTGTGGCGACCTCTCTGGCCATGGGCCACCCGAAAAGGATGTCATCCATCTGGGGAGACGAAATTCCCGGCCCGCCGATGTTCCCCTCCTCAACAGCAAGTTCCGGCGCGGCCTCCAGACCGGAGATCACTCTGAAACCCTCCCCCTCCAGGTCGCGAACAAGCGCCCCCAGGATGGCGCTGCCCCGCCGGTCTGGAAGGGCGGCTAAAAGGCCGGCGAGCCTCCTGTCGAACAGAGAAGGATTAAAGATGTTTCTTATGTGCACACGCCCCATCAGGACGACATCGCCTGCGCCACCTGCTCTGAGCGCGTCGACCAGCGCCTGAAGATGGCCCAATGGCACCCAGGCCACATCCCTGCCGCAAGCGGTAATTCCCGGCGAGGCAAGGCCCTTAAGAGCGACAACAGTCAGTCGAGCCCCTGTTCTTTCGAGGGCCTCGGCCACGGCGATGGGCAGTTCCCCCTCCCCGGCGACCAGTCCCACCGTCATGGCGTGGCTTGGGTTCAACGGATAAAACCCCTTTCGGAGACCCTCAGGAAATCCACGAGATGTTGGACTTCCGGAGTCGTTGGGACCTCCGTTTCAACCTTCTCGACACCATCCTTAAACAGGAACCCCGATCGGAAGATGATCCGGTGGGCGGATTTTATGGCATCGATAGTATCCTCGGAAAACCCCCGTCTCTGAAGGCCGATCAGGTTAAGCCCCTTCATCTCCGCCCGATTCCCCTGCACCGTGCAATAGGGAGCCACATCTTTCACCACGATGCTGCCGCCGGCGACCATGGCGAGAGTTCCGACCCGGCAGAACTGGTGAACGGCCGCCAGTCCGCCTATGATGGCCGCCTCTTCAATGTCTATGTGACCCGCAAGGGTGGCGCCGTTGGCCATGATTACCCTGTCACGGATAACACAGTCGTGGGCGACATGGGCATACGCCATCACCAGTATGCCGTTTCCCAGACGCGTTTCACCGATGCCGCCCTCCGTTCCCTTGTGGACGGTACAGCATTCCCGAAAAGTGTTCCCATCGCCGATAATCAGCCGTGAATCCTCCCCTTTGTACTTCAGGTCCTGAGGGTCGGAACCAAGGGTGGCGAACTGGAAAACCCTGTTGTTTTTTCCCATGGTGGTGTTGCCTTCGATGAGGGCATGGGGACCGATCACCGTACCGGCGCCGATCCTGACCTTGGACCCGATGATGGAAAATGGACCAACCCGGACACCAACATCCAGTTGAGCGTCGGGATGCACTAAAGCCCCGGGGTGGATGAATGTTTCCGGGATGTTACTCACTGTTATTTTCCTTCTTCCGCGCGTCCGGTGGCCTAATCCCTGTCGACGAGCATCGCCTTCATCTCACCCTGAGCAACGACCTGCTCCCCGACATAGGTCTTGCAGTCGATTTGCACTACATTCCCCTTTAACTTCAGTACCGTCACTTCATGCCGCAGCTGGTCTCCCGGCACAACGGGCCGGCGGAACTTCACCTTGTCGATGGACATGAAGTAGACAACCCGGCGGCCGGCTTCCTCCTGCAGGTTTTCGACATCCGCCGTGGATGCAAAGGCCAGAATCCCCCCGACCTGGGCCATTGACTCAAGTATGAGAACCCCGGGCATCACGGGGTGTTCCGGGAAATGCCCCTGGAAGAATCCCTCATTAATGGTCACATTTTTTATTCCAACCGCTTTTTTCCCCGGTTTCAACTCATCTATCCTGTCAATGAGCAGGAACGGATATCTATGGGGAAGAATTTTCATTATTTCGCTAATATCCATCATTCCGTCTCCTCCGCTTCTCCCCCCGCCGTATGGCCGACCATCTTCTCGAGGGCCCTTATCCTCTTCCTCATGGAGTCGAGCTTCTTTATCATGGCCACTGACCTTCTCCACTTGCCCATGTCAACAGCAGGAATACCCGCCACCCGGGTTCCGGGGGGAACATCCTTTAACACGGCGGTTTTGGAGGCGACGATAGCGCCCTCCCCGATTTTAAGGTGACCGGCCACCCCCGATTGGGCCGCGATGATGGCATTGTCCCCCAACGTGGAACTCCCCGCTATGCCCGACTGGCCTACCAGGATAACATTCTCCCCGATCATGACGTTGTGTGCAATCTGTATCAGGTTATCGAAGATACAACCATTCCCGATGACCGTTTCGCCCATTACCGCACGGTCCACCGCACAGTTGGCCCCGATTTCCACGTCATCACCTATCCTTACGATACCCGACTGGATAATCTTGCGATGCCGTTTGCCCTCCCTGGCGAACCCGAACCCATCGCTGCCGACAACCGTTCCGGCATGAATGATGACCCGGCTGCCGATTACGACCTCTTTTTCCACAACCACGTGGGGATGGAGCACCGTGTCGTCGCCGATAACGGCATCCCGTCCCACAAACACACCCGACATCAGGGTTACCCTGTCTCCCACCACCGCCCCCTTTTCCACCACGGCAAAGGGGTGGATACTGGGATCGGATCCGATACCGGCCCCGGCATGGATGAAGGCCTGTGTACTGATGCCGGACGGGATGTAATCCTCGCCAAAAAATGCCTCCATAGCCAGCGCGAATCCAAAATACGGGTCGTCCATAATCAGGAGATTCTTACCCTCTGTGATGCTGCCGGGTGAGACGATGATGCCCCCGGCCCGCGTTGTCTCCAGGGAACTCCTGTACCTGGGATTGGAAAGAAATGACAGGTCCGTGCTCATGGCCTCGTCAAGGGGGCGAACACCTGTGACTACAACCCGCCCGTCCCCGACCAGTTCGGCATTGAGGATGCGGGCCATCTCCTTTAAGGTGATCTCCTTCATTTGGCGTCCCGGCCGGGCATACGCTCGTTGTAGATCTTGACTATACTTTCGGTCAGATCAACAATGTCCTTGGAGGAGTAGATGATCCCGGCCCTGCTCTCCTCGAGGATCAGGGAAAATCCCTTGTCGGCGGCGACCTCCTTGGTGATTTCTACGAGCCCATCGAGAATTCCGGAGGACATCTCCTGGTTCTCCTTCCCCTCCTTGGCTTTAGCCCTGGCAACAAAATCGATGAGCTCCGCCTTTTTCTTCATATAGGCTTTCTTGAGGTCCGCCTGGGCGGACTCGCTGAGTACGGGGCTCTTGAGCTTTTCACCCATGGAGTCGAGCTCCGTCTTCATGGCATCCACCTTTTCCTGTTTCGCCTGGTGTTTTTTCCTCAGGGATTCCTTGGCGGCCATGCCCTCGGCTGTAGCGTTGAGAGCCTTCTGGAGGTCGACGACACCGATCTTGACAAGGGACGCCGCGCCGACCTGTGCCGGAGCAAGCAGACCGAGCATAAAAAGTGACATGACAACCACGGTTCCAATCCTGGTGCGCATTTTGTTTTCCTCCTGTCTAGTCATGATTGTGTCGTAAAAAATCCATTGATGACTTTTTGCGAAGTCATCAATCATCCCGCAATAGGCGGGTTTCCATTGCCTGCTATGATAACCTCCAAAAAATCTCTTCGATACCTTTTGCGAATCTATAAACTATCATATCAAAAGAGAGCCCCAACGGAAAACTGCCATCCGGGCTGGACCTCTCCGGGTTTCGGGTCCAGGTTGAATCCAAGTTCCAGACGAAGCAGCCCCACCGGTGAAACCCAGTGAAACCCGAAACCGGCCCCGGTCCGAAGGTCATTCAACCCCGGCTTTTCACCAACTCCCCAGACGTTTCCCATGTCCAGGAACAGGATCCCCTTGATCCTGGCCTCAGGAATGAGCGGGTACGACGCCTCGAAATTGGTGAGAAACGATCGGTTGCCCCCCAAGGGATCGCCGTTTTCGTCCAGGGGCCCGACTTCGCGGGGATTAAAACCCCTGAGCGAGTATAGCCCACCCATGAAGAATCGCTCTGAAACAGGCACGGTATCCCCATCGTAAGGGTTTATTATGCCCACCTCAGTGTGCACCGATCCTATCAAGTCCCCGTATATGGGTTTGAAATAGCTCGCTTGAGCGCTGTTTCGGAAGAAGTCGTTGGTGCCGCCAAGGCCTCCCCCCGCAACTTCGCTGGAGATCCTGAAGAAAAAACCGTTACTGGGATTCATGGGTATATCCCTTGAATCATATCTGTAACTTAGGGCAACGGATGAAGTGGTGCTTCCGCCCTCCTGTTCCTTAATGAGGTTCGACGCGCTGGTGTCTACATTATAAACATTGTATTTGACCCGTTTGTAGCTGACCTGGAGGCTTGAAAAATCCGAATACCTGTAGCCCATCCTGATGCCGCCTCCGTTGCTGTCCTGGGTGTAGTTCGTATAATCTTTGCTGGTATTGAAAAGATTGAGGCTCAGGGAGTAGTTGCCCGAGAAAAGCCGAGGTTCGGTGAAGCTTATGCTGTAGGTGTTGGAACCGGACCCAAGCTCCATGTTCAGCTTGGCCTGCTGTCCCCGGCCGGAGAAATTGCCCTGGGCCAACTGAAGGGTT
It includes:
- a CDS encoding DUF3108 domain-containing protein, whose protein sequence is MPFPPRPFWLLAAVLALTSPVPYAHSQSAFAPGEKLDFVLKWNGIAAGDSTMSVEKMPPSGGKSLFRIVSTAKSRSLIDIIYPVRNRYESHFDPVSGLPQKYIARMREGGKRSDRVLIFDQKRHIVTRIEKKDGRTKSRIYKILPSTQDTLSSLYVMRNETLRVGDRVGFRVFESRKNYELIVEVLGKEEIKVAAGRFQTLKIHPILKYEGIFRRKGDLFIWITDDSRHIPVLMKSKIAVGSISAELAGYTYGDEADDSPKNEVTR
- a CDS encoding HAD family hydrolase, coding for MKRHRSAENSSGRPAVLLDRDGTILDEMGYLRDPGSIRFLDGAVEGMRLLQRADYILLVVTNQSGIARGYFQEEDALAVNLRMVLELRAAGVKLDGIYHCPHLPDDRCSCRKPATGMLDRAVDDFDLDPGKCWIVGDAEGDVQMGRNGGLRTVMVLTGKEDKGVISASVPKTADLLEAARFILEARS
- a CDS encoding lysophospholipid acyltransferase family protein, which encodes MWAKLPEMFAALFIRMFGVIGLLLPRPVLLFVGRGIGEFAYLLAFRRRYLALENIRLALGQEISPEEQRRVAVRSFAHLGMNLMEYFTFPYLNQRKVEGLTRISGEEHLVSALGMGKGVLCITGHMGNWDLLGSALAFRGYPVSLVSKISRSRAVNRVWMDYREAVGVRIFSGDGVMKDILRQLKGGGIVGLVVDQNALRKDGIFVPFFGREACTLTIPAVLARRTGAPVVPIYSFRDGSKLRIVIEAPLESAEIEDMKEDVFQRTLRYSQWTEGVIKQHPEQWTWLHNRWRTRPPQEVSR
- the lpxK gene encoding tetraacyldisaccharide 4'-kinase, with amino-acid sequence MDRRGGEKFAEDHPWISTLLVPFSIFYGTAVGLNRRLFRWGIRGSRVLPRPVVSVGNISIGGAGKTPLVMWLASRLQERGIKVAILTRGYGGKRSSPGEVVMLHGNEGANIDPLVVGDEPLLMAGRLGDVPIFISSQRYRAGEVALKNGNVDLFILDDGFQHFPLARDLEIVAVDDRRRFGTGRLLPAGVLREPASRLAEADIIVVTKAQAVDAGFEEEIRRHTDADLCWADFRPLGIRAFNGDEILDPVEFEGTKFLTFSGIADAKSFEATAGKISCAIRGNARFKDHHPYGEGDVRALMDMAGKVGADAFLTTEKDAVRWPGRLSGLPCYALVMEPVFLHGEKILMEKVISLVDT
- a CDS encoding Trm112 family protein, with translation MAVDKELLDILACPKCKGDLELEEGGGGLLCRACSLRYRIEDDIPIMLIDEAEKI
- a CDS encoding lysophospholipid acyltransferase family protein — translated: MTLRRNRKPGRLGFSGWVIPAFGRALIRVLGGTVRVRELGKERLDDLEDRDGVAVLAFFHGRQFLLVSTFLGRRVSIMSSLSRDGELQARALSGLGYRIVRGSASRGGARGLIAMKRLMEQGYHGSFAVDGPKGPIHQVKPGAVYLAKKTGAPVLPLAASANPAFAFQKAWDRYLLPMPFSKGVVIYGEPMRLDGDLGEEAVDRDCKALQSVLEDLQVEADCAVGRV
- a CDS encoding ATP-binding cassette domain-containing protein, whose protein sequence is MDTEVKQRLSKSFRIYMRILRYVKPYTGKLVIASIAMLGVAATTAASALLIKNILDDVFIRKDKQMLVLIPVAIILLYLFKGICRYFRTFLMSSAGIQMIRDIRNDLYAHLHNMSMSYFTRTPTGVLMARVTYDVSMIQGAVTDALTGVVRDIFTIAALAGVVMYRNSMLGIVALLGTPLAFYPLIHFGRKMKKSSRTSQEEMGELSKLMQEKISGVGLVKASGTEDEELLRFKDDNERLVRTFIKIQRIRAMSSPVMEFIGALSIAVIVWVGGLMVMRDQMTVGEFFSFLTALMMLYEPVKHISSVNNIIQQGLAAAERVFEVMDMNPEVKDADDAVDLPRSLGRIRFDNVSFRYETEWVLRNINLDIEPGMKLAIVGTSGGGKTTLASLIPRFYDVTEGFLTIDGYDVRSVTQKSLRRQISVVSQDVVLFNDTIRNNVCYGVEDVSDATLTRAMETAYAHDFVASLPDGYETVIGERGTRLSGGERQRLSMARAIVKDSPILILDEATSSLDTESEYLVQKAIENLVVGRTTLIIAHRISTVKNADMIVVISQGRIVESGRHHDLIKLGGEYSRLYSLLVDDHPR
- the lpxB gene encoding lipid-A-disaccharide synthase, coding for MRRGIMVVAGEASGDMYGGRLCTSLKEIVPGLELFGVGGDAMAQSGVTLLSHISELSVMGTWDVLKKLGEIRRILNKLKEKLNSDRPSGLIVIDFPGFNLRLAGYARKRGIPVVYYVPPKLWVWGKWRMAALRRSVDMVLAIFPFEEEFYRAGSVPVTFVGNPLVELLGNYDSKEFRSRHNIDRGTKVIALLPGSRTGEVRRLLPLFLESAGLISRRIGGPVRFLLPLAHTVSRSMVEGMAESAPVDVEILDDRSREVLAVSDAAIVASGTATLEAFLLGTPQVVAYRMSPMSHLIGKRVIKIPMISLPNILAGREVVRELLQDQASPEALAGEIINLLDDTPRIDAYRTASRKVMGELKGEGTSRMAARAALEAFDDFAKSHQSAH
- a CDS encoding LpxI family protein, producing the protein MNPSHAMTVGLVAGEGELPIAVAEALERTGARLTVVALKGLASPGITACGRDVAWVPLGHLQALVDALRAGGAGDVVLMGRVHIRNIFNPSLFDRRLAGLLAALPDRRGSAILGALVRDLEGEGFRVISGLEAAPELAVEEGNIGGPGISSPQMDDILFGWPMAREVATLDIGQTIIVRGRSVVAVEGMEGTDKAIIRAGELAGGQLVVVKVAGSRHDFRFDVPTVGPRTIRSLVQAGGGAMAIEAGKCFLIRKDEVADLCNKHGISLVGIGDEFSERDQ
- the lpxA gene encoding acyl-ACP--UDP-N-acetylglucosamine O-acyltransferase, with the protein product MHPGALVHPDAQLDVGVRVGPFSIIGSKVRIGAGTVIGPHALIEGNTTMGKNNRVFQFATLGSDPQDLKYKGEDSRLIIGDGNTFRECCTVHKGTEGGIGETRLGNGILVMAYAHVAHDCVIRDRVIMANGATLAGHIDIEEAAIIGGLAAVHQFCRVGTLAMVAGGSIVVKDVAPYCTVQGNRAEMKGLNLIGLQRRGFSEDTIDAIKSAHRIIFRSGFLFKDGVEKVETEVPTTPEVQHLVDFLRVSERGFIR